CTACGTACCTCGTTGAAAGTTTAGTTAAAAGAGTCACTTACCCCTCGCTTCTAACATCTTGTAAAGTTCTATCAAGAGAAATCCTGTCACTCAATACCCAGTTGAAAGAATGCTCCCCAAATCGTTCCTCCGAGAGCTTTTTATCTTCATCAGACGTCAAATACGCAGCTTGCCCATTTTCTCCTAAACCACCGGGGTTAGTACGCTTATGTAAACTAGCATCGTACACCGATCTCGAACTCAAGCCGGCGGAACTTTTATCGTCCGGTGACATCACACCCCTCAGCACCGCTTTAGCTGCATCGGATAACATTCCATTTTTTTCCTCCGATTTTAACGAAGAGTCTTTTTCCCACGGATATTTAATGTGCTTTTGAACCGGTCGTAGAGGATTTACGCCGGCACCTTGCATGTAATGGTGTTCTTTGTCCATAACAATCGGGCCATTGAGCATTGTTAAAGAATCTCGAGTTACCTCACTGTTAAACATGAGCACGAGGACTGTCACAGAAAACCAAAACGTTGAAGTGACGACGATAATGTTGAAGATCCTTCTCGAGGACATGTTGGTATCTCAATACTGTTTCAACAAGATGCCACGTAACAAGCTGACAACGCTTGATCGGACTTTAAATCGGTTTCAACTTATACCGAACACAATTCGATCGATCCGGACATCATAATTCTGTTGACGTTTCTACATAAAAAAAAGTCAGGTCTTGGCGCAAAGAACACCCTCCGAGATTCACTAGTTTTGAAGCGTCCAAGGCGTCGCCTAGCTACCCCAAATGGTCTTTCTCTGGGTTAACTCATACGAAAACGCTTAGATTACTACTGACTTCACAATCATTCCATGACAGCTCTGCAAACATCGTTCTCATTTGTATCAACCGGAAGGGGCATGGGCACATCAGCCGTCACTTTCATAGTATACCTTCATGTTACAATTACGCCGAAAATCTGGTGAATATTTAAAGTGTTCGTACACCATAAAACTGGAAAACTGGAGAAAGATTTGGTTCAAGGTTCATTTCATTCCGTGCACAAAGATTGAACTCTGCTCTCATCTCGTTAAatttaataaacaaataaagagGCTTACGACGCGAATTACACtatgataaaacacgacgggcatttgagaaaacgaaagaaatgtagaaaacacgagccgcaggctaATGTTTTCTACGTTTCTCGAGTGTTATCAAATGCCTgtcatgttttatcacagtATAAAACACgacttaggcttctttatttgttaaataatctagcaaattaaaaaatatgATAAACGTACAGTAAGGCGAGTTCATCCCATTTCACGTAAACGCAACATGAAGTAAATAGCCAGCATGGAACAACCTTGCTGCCGCGCCTTCTTGGAATGCACTATGGCTGTCTAACTATAAAGAAACAGAAATATATTTTGCTTACATGGAAAATAAGTTCCCCGTTGGCGATCCAATTCGGCAAGTTGCGATTAAAGTTGTGTCCTTCTCCAGCCAGTACGGGGGAGAAAATTCAAGAACCTACGGAGCTCTGAACCTTGTCGGAAATGGAAACATTTTTCCAAATTATGGCGACTACACgcaagcttttgttttggtatGTTGGGGCTACCTGTCTTTTCTTTGGGTAAATGATACGATGCGTAACAAATATTGTCTTATGTGCCTGTGCTTGGTTCAGAATTCTGTTTGTAAAATATAGAGGATATGATTTTACATAGCCCTGTGGAGatacggaatttctcttcgagtgttgaAAGAATATTTCACGACTGAGCGCGGCGAACGAATGAAATTTTGTATCTCCAAGCGACGATGTGATTTCCTTTTCATTATGTAAAATCCTGACAATACAGCAAATGATGctttattctttttatttcaaaaaattattaGAGGTTTGAACTTAACTTCATAAACTTAGGGCCTGTTTAGATGGAGAAAGGGTGACGCTCCTAAGAGGAGGGTCACCCTTTCCAAAACATAGCCCCCTTTACATGCAGTCTTGTCCCTAGGGCTATTGGGATGACTGAATTTGGCAAAATTTTCCAGAGATGTTTTCTTTAAACTTGGGATTAGCTGTGTAGATCCAACAGTTGATTTAAAGATAATAAGTAAAGTGATGAATGGCATAGGTTACCCACAACCTGCCTCCAATTTCCTCTAAGAAGCAGAGAGAACTTAACAGGAATGGAATTTTTTCTCATAGGTGGTAcagtgttccagttaattttttgtgGCAGggggtcatgcaatttttcagggggggggggggggtcgcaCAAAGTATAGTACTTTGATTTATAAGAGTACCAATTGTTGTTTCCGTCAGTGTTGGGTCAGGTAGCAGTTGCTGTTGGGCTTTTGATCCGAAACCCGCctcttatctggaacactgGTAGTCctttcgcagccgttattagggtcgtcacgcaatgctcctccccaactaacggctgcttactggagctctgcattcctttccttaaattgatgaataaggagcaggcttccatttcttggaaacctggacctttggcggcaaatgaaACGAAAATATAATTGGTgtagctgctaacagttacatgcatgttattggttctcagtaacaaagggaaaggaatgcggagctcgagtgagcagccgttagttggggaggagtgttacgtgacgaccctaataacggctgcgaaggagactagaaCACTGGTGGTAATAAAATATATGGATTCTTAGAATTCTTTTAAGGGTGACTACAAAAATAACAAGGAGCCAGAATTTTCACCATCAATGTAGGGATGTGGGGATAAAAATGGAATAACCTCTGTCCTAAACCCACCTGTTCTCTTCACTACTTCAGTTTGCGAAAATATTCGTCAtcatagggttagggttagtgtaTGAACATCGGATGTTGGTATAAAAACGGAATGTCCTCCTTCCCAAAGCAGCTTGTCACTTTCACTACTTCAGTTTATGACATTTTATTGACACCTAGATCTTTCCTTGAAGGAACATGATTACTGGTAAGATATGTATCGACGCAGGAAAATCCAAGGTAATAGGATCCTTAACTCTTGTACATCTTTTTTGTTCAGAGAACGTATGGTCCCTGGTGGGACATAGCTCCTTCAGGCAAAGCTCCAATTAACAAGAAAGCCAAGAGGAATGTTGTTAGTGAAGACTTTGTTGGTAAGGTGAATGTTTTTGTGAGATAAGTCCCCTGGTCATCTTTGCAAGTAATGCAACTATTAATTAAATTTACCTTAAATTAACTTGAAGGTTAAATTTCTAAGTATGAAGCCAGTAAGGGAGAAATCAACTACCGGTACCCATCTCCCCAATATGGAGTGAAATTTGATGCGACAGGATTACTGGAGTCTCCCTGAGTGTGGCTGAGAATGATTGAAAATCAATCCATATTCAATCACAAAATTTGAAAGTGTTTGTCAACATGACTACCTTTAAGGGTAGTATAGGGAAGGAGAGAGTGGGATAGGACAGGGTACTATGCATGACAGAATTTTGACACAAAATATTCACAGTTGGTCATGCAATTCTCAGGGTGAGGGGAACAGATGAATAGTCTAGTTTTTAGTGTGTGATCCTTGCAGCTATGCAAGCAGCTTACTGTAAGTAGCTGGGACTGAGAcctgaaaaaattcaggccttaaTGGGACTCAAACTCTGACTTCTGCAATGCTAGTGCATTGCTCTATCAGTTGAGCTATCATGCCAGCTGGGggctggtcgttatgtgggtcgatgataAGTGCGTATATCATGATAAGTGCGTAGATGGCGGATGTGTATCTTTGTATGTGATGTTAATAGGTAcaagaaattcatgtatttggaTATATATGGGTGTGAATTCATTGATGTCATATTGCATATAATGCACACATTTCATGTATTTCATGTGTATAGATAATGAAAACAGTGGGCTTTTtgttatgtatatatatgaCATAAATATATGTTTTTAACTTCACTATAAAACATTGTGATAAAATATTgaacatggtaaaaaaaaaaaaagataaagttTAAAAATGAGATGTTTCGACTTAACTTAAGTCATTAtcaagcaataaaaataaaaatgaactcCAATATATAATGGGAATAAAACTTGAAGTCATGCTGTTTACCCTAGAGATGCAATCAAGTAAAAACATCACTTGAATGGAGTGCCCTTGAGTATTGATACAGTCATGTTTTCATACCATATATACAGTCAAGCTCAGAGTTTTCCTTTTAAAAAAGCCAAATGTACAATACATCTTTACCATTGaaggtttttttaatttaaaatggaAATCTTATTTGATCTTATTAAGAAAAACTGGTATCTTTTTTACatgatatatttatttattatagaTCTTGAGTTTCAAGAATATGTGATTCCCACAAAAATTGAAATCTTAGAAACATTTAATCCTGGTGCTGTGGTACGAATTTTGGCTTTGCTTTGGGGAAGAGAAGACTCAAATGGCGCAATTTGTGGGCAGAGGTAAAAAATGGGCTGAATATTGTTTAATCCCAAAAGTTCAGGTCCCTTAATTATGCAATGTACGGCTCTGTTTGTTTATTAAGAGCATTTACAGAATTCTGCAAAAGATCTTGTGGATATTTTGAAGGCTGTCAGAAAGTTTGCAAAATTCCTAGAAATCGAAAAAATTTGCTTTGCAAAGGTCTCCAAAGGAATGGAGTATATTTGGTATGGAGTCGTTCATTAATATATAAATTTTGTAGTTAtcttgaaagaaagaaagaagttgTGAACCAGAAAGATAATTTTAAGATATTTTCGAGTTTCTTACAAGGGTCAGAACTCACCAAGTGCTTTCCAAAGAAGCAGTGactaatataatattatattatcAAATGCAACTTCCATTGTTAATTGTTTTAGcctaattattaattaatttctaCATTATCATTAGAATGCTCTCTATAGATTGAAATTTTCTCTTGAAAGGTGGACAATCCTTTGGTCCGGTGAACCTCAAAagtgtccctcaaaagcaaggAAATTTTCTCCCCAGTTAAAGAAAACACAGCATCCTATCAAGTGAGTGATTAACCcttttgaaagaattttgaatttttgatcCCTTCTGGATCAAACATACATTTTTCCTAAAGTGTATTATTTTTAAACAACCTACCTGTCAGTGACTACTTTAATATATTCTGGTTGTCACTTGAATCTATTTTATGTTGGAGGAATTACGGTAATAGCTTTTatgaaacattaaattttgtaccTTAGATTTGCAATACTGAAAGCGATTTCGTTGCTTTTGATTAAACAACTTTGCTCATAAATTAATTGTGTTTTCGTGTATTTATATAGCCACAATGCTTGGTATGTCATTTTCACTGACAGATATATTGCTTAAttagaacaaaattaatgataatgtATATGATTAGCCAACAAAATCATTTTGTTCCTTGATAACATCTGATAAAGACATGTCTTACACACATATGTAATAAAATTCATGCTAATAGGTGCAGGCGTcacagagtgtctcccaggttgCCTATGAGAAGTTTGATGGGAAAATCACAGGATGCTATGAATAAGTTGTGGATATGTaacaaattggttttgaagttaaTTAAATTTCCTTTTAAACATGGGCAGTCTATGGGTAAAGTCAAATTGTATTTCAGCATTACGGGATTATTTCAGAAAACCTGTGGAGGCATTGCTGCATTACTTTGGAAAGTCACTGTCGATTAATCTGCGGTTGTCATAtcgatttgtttacatctgagtgagtgacaaatttgcacGTTCTGAGTCCTAATAATGGTTGCTTCTACTTTTTGTGTATTGACTACAAAAAACAATAGTGATATAAAAAAGTCAATGACATGAGTtttaattactattattttttttttagtctcaTTCGTCTGGAATTTAACCAGCAACACCAAGACTACTACACGGAACTGGATGCTGTATTTCTGTATGGTATTCCAGCCCCTCGTCTTTCCTCTGCAGAGCAAAAGCcgtccacatcttctactgggGCCAACATTTCTTTAACAGCTCGTTTACTTCAAAAGCTCTCACTGAAAGATGATAAAGATAGTTCCTTTCAAAATGGACTCTTTGACATTTTACCAGTGAGGTTAATTTTGTTGTCTTCTCTTTGATTTCTTTTGATGTTTTTCAGTTGTCttactaaaaaaaattatatcacaGAAATATTTGTTATGGTTGGTAAAGGTAGAAATATGACTTTGTATAGACTTTCAAATGGCTCAAAGTAGTGGCTGGCTCTATAAAAAGCTGTAGTTTTCTGACCATTTCAGAGTCTCTAAGTTGCAATCCAGCAAGATTAACTTTCCTTAATTTGTCCTAAGAGTATACATGTACTTTTTAAGGGTGCCTCACATCTTTTTTATCGGGCAACATAATTAAATCATTGGATTCTTTTGTCATTAAGGAATGAAACAATGAAAGTTATCTTTCATGGCACCAACATTGCTATTAGTTTGATTTTGTTTAGCCATGAGAAGGCTGTCATCTccgaaaagaaagagaaaacattTAGAATAAACCTGAATGTtccttttctcttgtttctttttttcagagCGAGCTGATTCATcatatcttttcattttttgaactTACTGACTTAAGTAGAGCTGCAAGAACCTGTAGGTAAAAGAATCCTAAATGGTcgtaagtaataattattgagatttGTGAAAATCTGAGTGTGAGAACTGATGAGTGAAAAGGTCATCTTAGCCATGCTGCCACCAGAAACACTAACTAAGgccctgtttacatggaggatGGGTAATCCTCCTAGAAGGGGTTACCCCTCTTGGAGGGTTACCCTCTTCTATTGTCTTTCTTGGTTTCGTTTATATGCCACGAAGGGTTCCCTTAGGAGGAGGGTCACCCCATCTGCTTGATAGGGTTACTATTCGAGGGGGTTAACTTTTTACCATGTAAAAGATTGAAGTAGGGTTACCCTCCTGAGAGAGTTAAGTTTTCAACTATTGGATTACTGTCGCATGCGGACCATTTATAAACATGGTTTGGTGTGGTAATGCTTGTTACCGGTAATTAGTAGATGTAGCCCTAGGGATAACACTCCAGATATAAGGGGGGCCAATCTTTTTACCCTCTTAAAAGGGTAAACCCCCCTTCGTGTAAACAGTTCCTAATTTATGCAATGTGTTAAAAATCTCAGAGAATAGAAGGTTCAAATAATTTAACTATTGAAGATACAGTATTTATGTTATTATGAAATACTATATATATCCCTGAAAGAGAAAGAATGCAATTTTATTTCTCTATATTTTGAGTCACAGTGTTCAAGTTGGACAATTTGATTGTTTACGTGAATTATGAATTTTCTGGAAGAAGTCAGAgataatatttattttcataatgtttttcaatatttgaaggggtgtgtggaataaggccttaagtgacttttgaagcaatgtcaaattctcctagtcattcgcAACTGAATAccaggaaatttggaaggagaatctggtaatttatcagaagtcacttaaggcttttctccaggctcCCCTGCATTTGTTAACAACCAAATAacatacaaacaaaacaaaagcaaagaaactaACTTGAACAATGTTTATTAAAAGAATGGAAATTGAACTTGCTTCTTGTTGTTGCTTCTTGGTTTTGTTCAAAATGTGGTATTAACATACTTTATCTTGTGTCCACCTGTAGGTTGTTTTTCCAGCACTGCTATGATCCTATGTGGTACAAGGATCTGGATTTGAAGCCCTATTGGAACTTGGTACAAACTATGAATGTGATACTGATAGATTTTGACTGACTGACTCCATTTccattaacattttcatcttTGGTGACCATTGATGGATAACACATCCATACCTACATTGCTTCCATTTTTCATTGAGTTTTGTgacagtttttgttttggtatttACAATAGGTCACAAATGAAACCCTGGATTCTCTTCGCACGCGTTGTTCCGCAACAGAGAAACTTGACTTATCGTGGTCAGGACCTTATAATGCTGTTAGAGCTTCCTCTTTCTGCAGGTACCACGTTtaacgaaaacattttcttagCGTGAATCTTCTTGGACCAGTTAAAAAAAGTGTTCGATGTGGGGTCCAAAATTAGTATTGTATATTTCCCAAGACTAGTTTCCCCAAACTTGAGGGAGCGAGATATTTTCAGGACAGAATTTCGTGCACAAAAGTGGAAAAAGAAAGCAAGCGCTGACCCATTTATCCAATCAAATCGTTTGGTTTTgcaggctttttttttaatgaggcGTTCTtcttttcgctctgacgaagggctaacgctcgaaacgtcagctttttaaatctttcacgttggtaattcaacctttatcaactcgtttgataaaaccaaattttggtcTTCTTTTCAGCTTTCTTGAGCATTGTGGAAGTAAGCTTGTCTGCCTAAGGGTGAGCTGTTGTCAGTTCGTTAACGATGAAGCAATACAGTCTATTTGTCGGCATTCTCCATTTTTAGAAGGTTTGTCTTCAAAGATAAAACAGCGGCGGCAACTGCCACAACAGCACTACAAGTAATGATaaattatgattggttgaatagggaaaaaataatcgtgctgcacgtgcggcacgcaatGTGGTGCATTCCTTTGTCTTTCtctgccaaaagaaaaaaaaacgttggCTCTCCTTTACCCACTTCTGTGATTGGTCTAAAAATCCAGCCCCatgttctcagccaatcagtgGATACCTTATCATACGTATTTTCCCGCGCGTTGCGCGgtttctttgcttttcaaaaaAGGGCCCCTTACTCAGCCAATTAGATGAAAAAACGTAATCGATGTACACTTCGTCGCGTGCTTTTTCACGCACTTTGCACCAGCTTGCCTGATGATTGGCTCTTTCCTTTGTTATGTTAGTCGTTGATGGTGGATGCCAAattcaagttttcttttgctAGTGTCGCAAATTTCTCGATAGGGAGTAGCCggtttttgtattaatttcGTTTCCTGTCTTGTGTTTAAATACAGAACTCGACCTTCAGTCTTGCAATTCAAAATCTTTGAGCCAGGGCTGGATGGAAAACCTGAACGctttgaagaacttgaaaaagATCAACCTTTATCGAGTTAGCCAAGTAACAGATTATGAACTGAACAGGTTTTTTCAGTAggtacatgtttttttttttctctttttgtttgaCACGGTTGCTTTTTTTGTGGCGAACTTCGAACGTGATGCGTGAGGGCGGCTTCAATTGCGCGAAAGATGCCAAAGTCTCGGCATTTTCCCCACAGTTATCGGCCTGTGTTATTGAGCGACTATAGGTTAGGTTGTCATGAAACCGTGTTCACTACACCACCGTGAAAATGAAACGCGAGGTTTTAAATCTACTAAACGATTTGATGAAGGTCGAATTAACATTGGAAAAGATCGGAAAGCTGTCGTCACAGTGTCGAGTGTCGGCTCTTCATCGTGGCATTTCGtcctgacgaagggctaagaCACGGAACGTCAGCTTTGCTGTCTTTCTGATAGAATGATTCAAAGAACTGATGAAATTAGTAAACAAACGATGGTAAACATCAGACCACAAATTGTCAGGTTGTGGATGGAGCAGCTTGGAAGGTTGAAATGTCGCGCAACTTGTTTAGAACTTGCATCTGTCATTTTTTCAACATCACGAAGATGGTAGCGAAAGTGGTGTGCCGTTTTCCTTCTTGCTTCTCATATGCAGATCTTGCATGTTGTACGGCTCATACAGTGGATGACATCAGTAAAGATGCTTAAAAATCGATGAGAGGTGTTGACATTCTGCACtcactcttttttttgtttttgttttttctttttgttctctaGTTCTAGGAAGGGTCTACAACACCTTAATTTAGGTGGCTGTGCGTCATTTCTCGATGGCGATCGGCTGATGGAGTCTCTGACTGTATTTTGCAGGTAATTTCTTAAGGTGCTGCAAATATGATTCGGCTTTTCCTATGATGACGCGAAGAGACTCCAAAAAATCCGGCTGCTACTAACAGCTTGACGTGAAACTTACGAAATTCCGTTTTTTAATTTGGTAGGCTGCAGCCGGTATTGCAGCCGTTTTGCCATTTAAGGTCCCTGTGGCCTGGCGAGTATCTTACGCATGCTCACAGCCATACATCTCTTACATTGGCAGACTACATTGTTTTTTGCAATGCTGCTTCACTGTTGAGCTTGATTGCTTGGATATTTCGATCCTCATGACTTAACTCTTCTGTTCTATCCTTCACAAGGGATCTCGTGTCGCTGGATTTATGGCGAAACAAAGGTCTCACTCCTGATGGCGTTATCTGTTTAGCTGATGGCTGCATTTTATTACAAGAACTCGATATTGGGTGGTGGtgagttttgcttttttttagacttctttaacatttttattttctaaagTATTCTTTTTTTCGTTAGATAGAATAGTCAGTTATTAGAGGGAAAAGTGCTGTGGCATATACCCTAATATCTATTTGAGTGTTAGTTGTAAGTTTAGAAATAgacccacacaaggacagaaaaaaaaaactctgactTGCGTGAAAACTGAACCCGCGACCTCCGATTCAGTTCACCGTTGCTCCAGCGACAGCGCCAGAAGGCCAGGCGTGAGTAGGCTCTCGGTGTGTAAGATCTTATTTCGAACCAAATCAtcttttttctttagtttgttTTTCCGCCAGAAACGTggaatatttcatttttaacgGGACAGTGGAGTATGGGAAGTAGGGGGTTTTGAGCCCCCTATCCTTTCTATCAATATTCACAAACATTTCTTCCGCTCCGTAACCGCGCTTTTCGTCGCCTGCATTAACTTGCTTTGCGATTCGATTGGCTCTTTTTGATTGCCTGTAAAAATGGTGACTGGCTGTTTGGTGAGAATTGCACGTAATTTGATGTATATAAGCGTCAAGAAATGTCCTCAAACTTCTTGTGAACTTTCCCACCAATTCTGGCGAGAAATAAGGTCAATAAAGATCATAGTATGCAGTCGTCTTGACTCTACTCTGCCTCAGAGACAAAAACGATAACCCCAAAACCTAGCCTAGAAAAAGGAAACCAAGAAAAACGTTAACCCTATACAGAGAATAACACAAGGGCGCGGGGagatatatagattattacatgttaagagcctgatatcgtttttattcacgagtttttaataccatagcGCGAACGAgtgagtcttcgagcgagtgagcggtatggtattaaaaacgagtgaataaaaacgatgtCAGGCTCttaaaatgtaataatttttttattacatattacatgcttaaaaaaacatcaagccaccaagttgaagtacacgaaagcgttgataaaactgcaaagcaattcttcccgccaaagcaatttttcccaccaaatttgacgccaggcgtcagctaaaatctaaaatataacgtgcaacccgattggtccaaccaaattattgcaatctatttgattggacaattcaaacgcgtgaagtgatatgaaatgatatcatatcacttcacgggtatcatttttattcacggctttatcacactgatatccacacataatatgtaataaatagaggatattacatacccgcgtggatatgaattttatcttcgagtggtcaactcgatatctcactggTGAGCGCAGCGAGCGAGTATATCTAGTTGAACACGaggagataaaattcatatccataagcgagtatgtaatattctgtttattatataaacaccagtgaaataccaaatcagcttgctttcaaaggcgcgatttattatgtaaccataacgacggtgatctcttcacgtgtgaagatatgaagttttcgcgggaaagctcacttggtatttcactggtgtttatataataaatggAATTTCTcagtcttgtgttcaacttgGTATCTCACTGGCTcgtaacctcgttcccagggtctctcttc
The nucleotide sequence above comes from Acropora muricata isolate sample 2 chromosome 12, ASM3666990v1, whole genome shotgun sequence. Encoded proteins:
- the LOC136892084 gene encoding F-box/LRR-repeat protein 4-like → MENKFPVGDPIRQVAIKVVSFSSQYGGENSRTYGALNLVGNGNIFPNYGDYTQAFVLRTYGPWWDIAPSGKAPINKKAKRNVVSEDFVDLEFQEYVIPTKIEILETFNPGAVVRILALLWGREDSNGAICGQRWTILWSGEPQKCPSKARKFSPQLKKTQHPINLIRLEFNQQHQDYYTELDAVFLYGIPAPRLSSAEQKPSTSSTGANISLTARLLQKLSLKDDKDSSFQNGLFDILPSELIHHIFSFFELTDLSRAARTCRLFFQHCYDPMWYKDLDLKPYWNLVTNETLDSLRTRCSATEKLDLSWSGPYNAVRASSFCSFLEHCGSKLVCLRVSCCQFVNDEAIQSICRHSPFLEELDLQSCNSKSLSQGWMENLNALKNLKKINLYRVSQVTDYELNRFFHSRKGLQHLNLGGCASFLDGDRLMESLTVFCRDLVSLDLWRNKGLTPDGVICLADGCILLQELDIGWCTNVSSPSCVAYLASKCRKLRKLFLTAIRCIDDGVVDALSNNCPDLEQVDVLGTGLIQSNSITRLLGQCKRLQFLDVSFCSQLSTEFIRNLQGSYPNVNFKKSFVVNEEPL